Proteins encoded together in one Cicer arietinum cultivar CDC Frontier isolate Library 1 unplaced genomic scaffold, Cicar.CDCFrontier_v2.0 Ca_scaffold_6203_v2.0, whole genome shotgun sequence window:
- the LOC140919207 gene encoding uncharacterized protein has protein sequence MLVPYNEIQVLQHVKELNISYCDSLVEVFGSSRGAYTKKGEVVSFQNLTSIYVASCHNLKSLLSHSMSRSLVQLQTLKVENCKMMEEIVTKENKNTKGGNIKTLFPMLEKLTLMYLPNLECVCSGVYDYDIPLYTIEEDEDMNCNNNKIEVSFVELKVLQFRQVPKLKCFCSGVYDYDIMMSSIEECQIMKTFPQTNVIVKTPNLHTLTWEFQDVPTHGDLNLTIHYLHNSEKYKVELQKLETFKDINEELVGYFKRAASLEIVNCHKLLNCVQSNTMHLFSHMKTLDVRECEYLEEIFEGSNDSMLHYQLDEIWLSLLPKVKHIWKNHNHILGFKDLTAIHIEKCDDLRCVFPDVSMATSLPNLKRLK, from the exons ATGCTTGTACCATACAATGAGATACAAGTGCTTCAACATGTGAAAGAACTCAACATAAGTTATTGTGATTCATTAGTTGAAGTGTTTGGATCAAGTAGAGGAGCATATACAAAAAAGGGGGAGGTTGTAAGCTTCCAGAACCTAACAAGTATTTATGTTGCAAGTTGCCACAATTTGAAGAGTTTGCTATCTCATTCCATGTCCAGAAGTCTCGTGCAACTTCAAACACTAAAAGTTGAGAATTGTAAAATGATGGAGGAGATAGTTACAAAGGAAAATAAGAATACTAAAGGAGGCAACATAAAGACTTTATTTCCTATGTTGGAGAAATTGACACTTATGTATCTTCCTAACTTGGAATGTGTTTGTTCAGGAGTTTATGACTATGATATTCCATTGTACACTATTGAAGAGGACGAAGACATGAATtgcaataataataagattgaAGTTTCATTTGTAGAATTAAAGGTGTTACAATTTAGACAAGTGCCAAAGCTCAAGTGTTTTTGTTCGGGAGTATACGACTATGATATCATGATGTCATCAATTGAAGAGTGTCAAATTATGAAAACATTTCCCCAAACAAATGTTATTGTAAAAACACCCAACCTTCATACACTAACGTGGGAGTTTCAAGATGTGCCCACACATGGAGATCTTAATTTAACAATACATTATCTTCATAATTCCGAGAAATACAAG GTGGAGTTGCAAAAATTAGAGACATTTAAAGATATCAATGAAGAGCTGGTTGGCTACTTCAAAAGAGCAGCATCACTTGAAATTGTAAATTGTCACAAGCTATTGAATTGCGTACAATCCAACACGATGCACTTATTCTCACATATGAAGACTCTCGATGTGCGAGAATGTGAGTACTTAGAAGAGATATTTGAAGGATCAAATGATAGTATGCTGCATTATCAATTAGATGAGATATGGTTGTCTTTGCTGCCAAAAGTGAAGCACATTTGGAAAAATCATAATCACATATTAGGCTTTAAGGATTTGACAGCCATACACATAGAAAAATGTGATGATTTGAGATGTGTGTTTCCGGATGTTTCCATGGCCACAAGCCTTCCAAATTTGAAACGTCTTAAG